A section of the Dehalobacter sp. DCM genome encodes:
- a CDS encoding glutamate synthase subunit beta, producing the protein MGKATGFLEYKRIDPLKRPLDERIKDYNEVKLHLDPEVIKTQGARCMDCGVPFCHGGILLNGGASGCPVRNLIPDWNELVYNGQWREAYKRLARTTPFPEFTSRVCPAPCEGACTEGHIMEPVTINSIEYEIIERAFAEGWVTPKKAKPTGKKVAIVGSGPSGLSAAYYLNAVGHQVTVYERDDRAGGLMMYGIPNMKLEKRFIERRLDVLKASGVEFILNAEVGKYLKAQELVDSYDAVLLCTGATKPRGLDVEGKDLKGIYYAVDFLKATTKSLLNSNLKDESFISAKGKKVIVIGGGDTGTDCVATAIRHGCESVIQFEILPEPPQKRVEESNPWPEWPKQLKVDYGQEEAIYLYGKDPRNYCISTTKIIGDAKGEVKEVHTVDISWVKDAAGRLVPQIVPGSERTWEADLILLAMGFLGPEDNIANELKLERDARSNIKAEYEVFETNVDKVFAAGDTRRGQSLVVWGFQEGKLAAREVDKYLMGKSGIM; encoded by the coding sequence ATGGGAAAAGCAACCGGATTTTTGGAATACAAACGTATCGATCCTCTAAAAAGACCACTGGACGAGAGAATTAAGGACTATAATGAGGTTAAGCTTCATCTGGACCCCGAGGTGATTAAAACCCAGGGCGCGCGGTGTATGGACTGCGGTGTTCCTTTCTGTCACGGAGGGATACTACTGAATGGCGGAGCTTCAGGTTGTCCTGTGCGTAATTTGATTCCGGATTGGAATGAACTTGTCTATAATGGACAATGGCGTGAAGCATACAAGCGTCTCGCCAGGACAACACCCTTCCCTGAATTTACTTCTCGGGTGTGTCCTGCACCCTGTGAAGGGGCGTGCACAGAAGGGCATATTATGGAACCCGTTACAATCAATAGTATTGAATACGAAATTATTGAGAGAGCGTTTGCTGAAGGCTGGGTGACACCCAAAAAAGCAAAGCCTACCGGTAAGAAGGTTGCCATCGTCGGATCCGGGCCATCCGGACTGTCTGCGGCCTATTATCTGAATGCTGTTGGGCATCAGGTGACAGTCTATGAACGGGATGATCGTGCCGGCGGGTTAATGATGTATGGTATTCCGAATATGAAACTGGAAAAACGCTTTATTGAGAGACGTCTTGATGTCCTAAAAGCTTCCGGGGTTGAATTTATTCTTAATGCCGAAGTGGGAAAATATTTGAAAGCCCAGGAGCTGGTGGATAGTTATGATGCTGTCCTGTTGTGCACAGGTGCTACCAAACCGCGGGGATTGGATGTTGAAGGAAAGGATCTTAAAGGTATTTACTACGCTGTAGACTTTTTGAAAGCAACAACCAAAAGTCTTCTTAACTCCAATTTAAAAGATGAGAGCTTTATCAGTGCCAAAGGAAAGAAGGTCATTGTCATCGGCGGCGGTGATACGGGAACGGACTGTGTCGCCACAGCAATTCGGCATGGATGTGAGAGTGTTATCCAATTCGAGATCCTGCCGGAACCGCCGCAAAAACGCGTTGAAGAATCGAATCCCTGGCCGGAGTGGCCGAAACAACTGAAAGTGGATTACGGACAGGAAGAAGCCATTTATCTTTACGGAAAAGATCCAAGAAATTACTGTATTTCCACGACAAAGATTATTGGTGATGCCAAAGGGGAGGTCAAGGAAGTACACACCGTGGATATCAGTTGGGTTAAAGATGCTGCCGGCAGGCTTGTTCCTCAAATTGTTCCCGGCAGTGAAAGAACATGGGAGGCGGATCTGATACTTCTCGCGATGGGTTTCCTGGGACCGGAAGACAATATCGCTAACGAACTAAAACTGGAAAGGGATGCCCGAAGCAATATTAAGGCGGAATATGAGGTCTTTGAAACGAATGTTGATAAGGTTTTTGCAGCCGGAGACACACGCAGGGGCCAAAGCCTCGTGGTGTGGGGATTCCAGGAAGGGAAGCTTGCAGCCAGAGAAGTCGATAAATATCTTATGGGTAAATCCGGTATTATGTAA
- a CDS encoding PEP/pyruvate-binding domain-containing protein yields MTQRERINSGLPGMDDVLDHLRIGDNVVLQVDNITDYEAFVLPFVKESLDKGRKVIYMRFARHYPIIENEDNVTIYHIDAEHGFETFSTQVHQIIGTEGREAFYVFDCLSDLLYSWATDLMIGNFFQITCPYLFELDTVAYFAIYKNMNSYETISAIRETTQVLLNIYNVRGQTYLHPVKVIDRYSPTMYLPHIKQGQEFIPLTSSSDASKLFADMSLNVFDASRRHLDYWDRMFLKASDAYEKIRYGHNPSNEEKKLVEKLCRSILSRDENLLELLTVMFSLEDLLQIKSNLIGSGFIGGKAVGMLLARKILQQEKGSPFKKILEPHDSFYVGSDVFYTYLVKNGLWKMRMAQRKPDNDHYFSLARELKSRMLDGVFPENTKNHLIRVLEYFGQSPIIVRSSSLLEDGFGNSFAGKYESVFCTNQGTLEHRYQEFESAIKRVYASTMSEEALMYRLKRGLAEQDEQMALLIQRVSGSYRQNYFFPDLAGVGYSNNIYVWDKKMSPRAGMLRLVLGLGTRAVNRTAGDYARIVALDNPMSMPPTGHHKVIKYYQKNIDALLLCDHSISHPLKSEVTESPVSDDGIERYSTDNSIVSVSFNEVVTSSNDKILPYFAQKVPGDASPADESSIALASDGSISWVVDLDQFLSTSSFSGVLQKMLKTLEKAYAYPVDIEFTVNFKDKEDYQINLLQCRTLPAKGLKSKVEFPRYIDFQKTLFQSNHSFMGGNIQYGIQRVIFVDSVMYSRLDKQDRYKVARCIGKLNSMIIKEKMAVFLLGPGRWGTSSPELGVPVAFSEINNITVLGEFALEESGFSPEVSYGTHFFQDLIENDIFYAALFEGKGGIFQPELLDQYDNKLAEILPDDALLAHVVRVYDFGPEIKPSSTALEIIADVGKQKTVCFFKS; encoded by the coding sequence ATGACTCAGCGCGAAAGGATTAATTCCGGGCTCCCGGGGATGGATGACGTTCTTGATCATCTTCGGATCGGGGATAATGTCGTACTTCAGGTCGATAATATTACCGATTATGAGGCATTTGTGCTGCCTTTCGTCAAGGAAAGCCTTGATAAAGGCAGGAAGGTAATCTATATGCGGTTTGCACGGCATTATCCCATCATCGAAAATGAAGATAATGTTACTATTTATCATATTGATGCTGAACACGGCTTCGAAACCTTTTCTACCCAGGTCCACCAAATAATTGGGACGGAGGGCAGAGAAGCATTTTATGTATTTGACTGTCTTTCAGATCTTCTGTATTCCTGGGCCACAGACTTGATGATCGGTAATTTTTTCCAGATTACCTGCCCCTATTTATTTGAACTGGATACGGTTGCGTACTTCGCTATTTATAAGAATATGAATTCGTATGAAACGATCTCAGCGATTCGTGAAACAACCCAAGTACTGCTGAATATTTACAATGTCCGTGGTCAAACTTATTTGCATCCAGTGAAGGTCATTGACAGATATTCACCGACGATGTATCTTCCCCATATTAAACAAGGACAAGAATTTATACCCCTTACAAGCAGCAGCGATGCATCAAAACTTTTCGCTGACATGTCATTGAATGTCTTTGATGCATCTCGACGGCATCTTGATTACTGGGACCGGATGTTTTTGAAAGCATCTGATGCCTACGAAAAGATAAGGTACGGCCACAATCCTTCTAATGAGGAAAAAAAACTTGTAGAAAAACTTTGCCGATCAATCCTAAGCCGGGATGAGAACCTGCTGGAATTATTGACAGTCATGTTTTCACTTGAGGACCTGCTGCAAATAAAGTCTAATTTGATTGGGTCCGGATTTATCGGAGGGAAAGCAGTAGGGATGCTTTTGGCCCGAAAGATCCTGCAGCAGGAAAAAGGCTCGCCTTTTAAGAAAATTCTTGAACCTCATGATTCTTTCTATGTAGGTTCTGACGTATTCTATACCTACCTGGTAAAAAATGGTCTCTGGAAAATGCGGATGGCGCAGCGGAAGCCGGATAATGACCACTATTTCTCGCTGGCCAGAGAGTTAAAGAGCCGAATGCTTGACGGCGTGTTTCCCGAGAATACCAAAAATCATTTGATCAGGGTGTTGGAGTATTTTGGCCAATCACCGATTATTGTCCGGTCAAGTAGTTTATTAGAGGATGGCTTTGGCAACTCTTTTGCCGGAAAGTATGAAAGCGTTTTTTGCACGAACCAGGGAACGCTGGAGCATCGCTATCAGGAATTTGAAAGCGCAATTAAAAGGGTCTATGCCAGTACAATGAGTGAAGAGGCTCTAATGTACCGCCTCAAACGTGGATTGGCGGAACAAGATGAACAAATGGCGCTGTTGATTCAAAGGGTTTCAGGATCTTATCGACAGAATTATTTCTTCCCTGACCTGGCAGGTGTAGGATACTCAAATAATATCTATGTGTGGGATAAAAAAATGTCTCCTCGGGCAGGTATGCTGAGGCTTGTTCTTGGGTTGGGCACCCGGGCGGTCAATCGAACTGCCGGTGATTATGCCCGAATCGTTGCTTTGGATAATCCAATGTCAATGCCTCCAACCGGGCATCACAAGGTCATAAAATATTATCAGAAGAATATTGATGCCTTGTTACTATGTGATCATAGTATATCGCACCCATTGAAGAGTGAAGTAACAGAAAGCCCTGTTTCAGATGACGGTATCGAACGCTATTCTACCGATAATAGTATCGTTAGTGTTTCCTTCAACGAGGTCGTGACTTCAAGTAATGACAAGATACTTCCGTATTTTGCCCAGAAAGTTCCCGGTGATGCTAGTCCTGCAGATGAAAGCAGCATAGCATTGGCGTCGGACGGATCCATATCCTGGGTCGTTGATCTTGATCAGTTCCTCTCGACTTCTTCTTTCAGTGGTGTTCTTCAAAAAATGCTGAAAACTTTGGAGAAAGCCTATGCCTATCCTGTCGATATCGAATTTACAGTCAATTTTAAAGACAAAGAAGACTACCAGATCAACCTGCTGCAATGCCGAACACTTCCGGCAAAGGGACTGAAAAGTAAGGTTGAATTCCCGAGGTACATCGATTTTCAAAAAACCCTCTTTCAGAGTAATCATTCATTTATGGGAGGGAATATTCAATACGGAATACAGCGGGTCATTTTCGTAGACTCTGTCATGTACAGCCGTTTGGATAAGCAAGATCGGTACAAAGTTGCCCGATGTATCGGTAAACTTAATAGCATGATCATCAAAGAAAAAATGGCTGTATTTTTACTTGGACCGGGCAGATGGGGAACAAGTTCACCGGAACTGGGTGTGCCGGTTGCCTTCTCGGAAATCAATAATATCACTGTGCTGGGGGAATTTGCCCTGGAAGAAAGCGGGTTCAGTCCCGAGGTTTCTTATGGAACTCACTTTTTCCAGGATCTGATTGAAAATGATATTTTTTATGCGGCATTATTTGAAGGGAAAGGTGGCATCTTTCAGCCGGAACTTTTAGATCAGTATGACAATAAGCTTGCGGAAATTCTTCCGGATGACGCGCTGCTTGCGCATGTTGTTAGAGTATATGATTTCGGACCAGAAATAAAGCCATCGTCAACTGCTTTAGAAATCATAGCCGATGTCGGCAAACAAAAAACGGTCTGCTTTTTCAAATCATAA
- a CDS encoding TIGR04282 family arsenosugar biosynthesis glycosyltransferase, whose translation MRNALIIFTKVPKAGETKTRLTEARGGILTPEEAKEFYESSLLDVIDACIASGSGDIYICYNIHGDSDYLKKMLQATSNPGAIKGIFPDEGSTFDNGMQYAFDYIFKDGGESRLADSAIIIGGDAPSIQPLAIKAAADKLEKLSRGPMAMACAKRTANTVPEIGGAMIESIDQEGGFNLIGVTYTAPFRFDGVFYNMSGVTALDMIAFKAAELRLPISIVEMIPDVDLPTDLASLIPILNTLQLAEQYDPEIIAPKRTIRYLEELGLQAVATVPK comes from the coding sequence TTGCGCAACGCACTGATAATCTTTACAAAGGTACCAAAAGCAGGAGAAACAAAAACCCGGTTGACTGAGGCCCGTGGAGGTATTCTTACCCCAGAGGAAGCAAAAGAATTTTATGAGTCCAGCCTGTTGGATGTCATTGATGCCTGTATTGCTTCCGGAAGCGGAGATATCTATATCTGTTATAATATTCACGGCGACAGTGACTATTTAAAAAAAATGCTGCAAGCAACAAGTAATCCCGGGGCCATTAAGGGAATATTCCCTGACGAAGGAAGTACATTTGATAACGGTATGCAGTACGCATTTGACTATATATTTAAAGATGGCGGAGAATCACGACTCGCCGACAGCGCAATCATTATCGGCGGAGATGCCCCTTCGATTCAGCCATTAGCAATTAAAGCCGCTGCGGATAAGCTGGAAAAGCTCTCGCGGGGGCCTATGGCCATGGCATGTGCCAAACGTACCGCTAATACTGTTCCGGAAATCGGCGGTGCAATGATCGAATCGATCGATCAGGAGGGAGGATTTAATCTGATCGGAGTGACTTATACGGCACCTTTCAGATTTGATGGCGTATTTTATAATATGAGCGGCGTGACTGCTCTCGATATGATTGCCTTTAAAGCAGCCGAGCTGCGTCTCCCGATTAGTATCGTAGAAATGATTCCCGATGTTGATTTACCGACGGATTTGGCCAGCCTCATCCCCATATTGAATACGTTGCAGTTGGCTGAACAATACGATCCAGAAATAATCGCACCGAAACGAACCATCAGGTATCTCGAGGAGCTCGGACTGCAGGCGGTTGCAACTGTACCCAAATAA
- a CDS encoding HD domain-containing protein yields the protein MEKRYDVLQKLVQEKLSYAAHDLDHVLRVYHLCILLARHEQNVDLDVLIPAVLLHDIARAKEDEDISGEIDHAVLGAKMAETILLDLNYDGELISKICQCILTHRFRSGNPPKSIEAKILYDADKLDIIGATGIARSFMLAGQHGERLYTDVSIDDYIRENIGENGRIKDPSKHTTYIEFELKLKKLPDRLFTDEAKKIAEQRIAYMSQFFETLKQEITGDI from the coding sequence ATGGAAAAACGTTATGATGTCCTGCAGAAGCTTGTTCAAGAAAAATTGTCGTATGCCGCCCATGATTTAGACCATGTCCTGCGAGTATATCATCTGTGTATTCTATTGGCGCGTCATGAACAGAACGTGGACTTAGACGTTCTGATCCCGGCGGTATTGCTGCATGACATTGCCAGAGCTAAGGAGGACGAAGATATATCCGGAGAAATTGATCATGCTGTTCTTGGTGCAAAAATGGCTGAAACGATTCTCCTTGATTTAAATTACGATGGGGAACTGATCTCGAAAATTTGTCAATGTATTTTAACGCATCGTTTCCGGAGCGGCAATCCACCCAAAAGCATTGAAGCCAAAATCCTTTATGACGCAGATAAATTGGATATCATTGGCGCCACAGGGATCGCTCGGTCATTTATGCTGGCTGGACAGCATGGCGAGCGCCTTTATACCGATGTGTCAATTGACGACTATATCCGGGAAAATATCGGTGAAAACGGAAGAATCAAGGATCCATCAAAGCATACGACCTATATTGAATTTGAGCTTAAACTAAAAAAGCTCCCTGACCGACTGTTTACAGACGAGGCAAAAAAGATAGCTGAGCAACGCATTGCATATATGTCTCAATTTTTTGAAACATTAAAACAAGAAATTACTGGCGATATATGA
- a CDS encoding GNAT family N-acetyltransferase, giving the protein MIVFANQGDEEALREILLEYDMDISGDIEDHIVIKDKTEIMGGAKIGIYDHRFYLEVFGVKSDSRGQGLGGILLSELIKHPWKYCAECQTDPLSESRFIMTTVARGTASGFYKTYGFESCSFSEIPEPFRDQCDFCPTKDDCNPIPMIYFGGY; this is encoded by the coding sequence ATGATTGTTTTCGCCAACCAAGGGGATGAAGAAGCACTCAGGGAAATTCTATTGGAATATGACATGGACATTTCCGGAGATATTGAAGATCATATTGTGATTAAAGATAAGACTGAGATCATGGGCGGCGCTAAAATCGGGATATATGATCACCGTTTTTATCTTGAAGTATTTGGTGTGAAAAGCGATAGCCGAGGCCAGGGACTTGGCGGAATTCTTCTTTCCGAACTGATAAAACATCCTTGGAAATACTGTGCGGAATGTCAAACAGACCCACTATCTGAATCGCGTTTTATAATGACGACTGTAGCAAGAGGTACCGCTTCGGGTTTTTATAAGACGTATGGTTTTGAATCCTGTAGTTTTTCTGAAATACCTGAGCCGTTTAGGGATCAGTGTGACTTCTGTCCAACAAAAGATGACTGTAATCCGATTCCAATGATTTATTTTGGAGGTTATTAA
- a CDS encoding TIGR04282 family arsenosugar biosynthesis glycosyltransferase — MKKAIIVFTKVPKVGVVKTRLTEARGGILTPEEANTLYESCMLDVIDVALSLDNVDIWICYNNDGDRPYLDSILAQVSYPQKIAGVFSDNGGSFDDCMQYATDFLLKTGRADRLADGILLIGGDLPTLQPYILVDALNKLEKLSESEAGRKAAKTISTAPSTGAAIIEGSCQEGGFSIVGLTCTTPFDFHTVFYNMDGITALDVLVAKAENENIPLGMVEQVPDVDIPVDLASAMPVIRAIELAGKYDDTLMIPKRTIKFLNDVGLQSVTMPSVRETV; from the coding sequence ATGAAAAAGGCAATTATTGTATTTACTAAAGTGCCCAAAGTCGGGGTAGTAAAGACCCGGTTGACAGAAGCTCGGGGTGGAATCTTAACACCGGAAGAGGCCAATACATTATATGAATCATGTATGCTGGACGTTATTGATGTTGCTCTGAGTCTGGATAATGTGGACATCTGGATTTGCTACAACAATGACGGTGACAGGCCTTATCTGGATTCGATCCTGGCCCAGGTTAGTTATCCGCAAAAGATTGCAGGCGTGTTCAGTGATAATGGCGGAAGTTTTGATGATTGTATGCAATATGCGACGGATTTCTTGCTTAAGACAGGTCGTGCAGATCGGCTGGCCGACGGGATCCTGCTGATCGGAGGCGACTTACCGACGCTTCAACCCTATATTTTGGTTGATGCTTTAAATAAACTGGAGAAATTAAGCGAAAGCGAAGCAGGCCGGAAAGCAGCAAAGACGATTTCGACGGCGCCATCCACAGGTGCTGCGATCATCGAAGGGTCCTGCCAGGAAGGCGGATTTTCAATTGTTGGACTTACCTGCACCACACCGTTTGATTTTCACACCGTTTTTTATAATATGGATGGGATTACGGCGCTCGATGTTTTGGTTGCTAAGGCCGAGAATGAGAATATTCCGTTGGGTATGGTCGAACAGGTACCGGATGTGGATATCCCAGTTGACCTCGCCAGCGCGATGCCGGTAATCAGGGCAATTGAATTAGCGGGTAAATACGATGATACACTGATGATACCGAAGCGCACAATAAAGTTCCTGAATGATGTCGGACTGCAGTCCGTAACGATGCCGTCCGTCCGAGAAACTGTGTAA
- the rpoN gene encoding RNA polymerase factor sigma-54 has translation MRQIRQDVFLEQQQKLFMTTELRQAISVLQMSTLELSEYITKKIEENPFLDEDEPSENVNSETVTKTSTKVNIDDLIEHFGDSNIGHIWNDKTERNENNSPYDQFLSDKPSLYENLECQLNLEIKNSTDIIIGNYLIGSIDRNGYLTIDLEFVAEKLNVSVDRVEDVLRVIHTFYPTGVGARNLQECLLLQLKANGNDTPLAERILEEYFQELADRKFNRIANTLTVSVKEVQAVYDLIRTLDPKPGLQFGAERNPFIWPDVTIMKDQNNYLVIVNDLDFNYLRINQTYVDIFRTNNGLPDDVRKYLEEKFDSALGLIRGIEQRRLNIYKVVQSIVDIQRDFFDHGIEYLKPLTMSQVADLVSIHESTVSRVACNKYVQTPRGLFSLKYFFNSGVGSYDCDKVSSKSVKHLIQEIINKEDPSEPLSDQDIMLMLVSKGVKISRRTVNKYRTSLGIPTNLQRKRY, from the coding sequence ATGAGGCAAATTCGCCAAGATGTATTTCTTGAACAACAACAGAAATTGTTCATGACCACTGAACTGCGTCAGGCAATTTCTGTATTGCAGATGTCAACTCTGGAGCTAAGTGAGTATATAACAAAAAAAATAGAAGAAAACCCTTTTCTGGACGAAGATGAACCCAGCGAAAATGTGAATTCTGAAACTGTAACCAAGACATCGACGAAGGTCAATATTGACGACCTCATTGAACATTTTGGAGACAGCAATATTGGTCATATTTGGAATGACAAAACAGAACGAAATGAAAATAATTCACCCTATGACCAGTTTTTATCCGATAAGCCCAGTCTATACGAAAATTTGGAATGCCAACTCAATTTGGAAATCAAGAATTCCACAGACATCATTATTGGCAATTACCTTATTGGAAGTATTGATCGGAACGGGTATTTAACTATTGATTTGGAGTTTGTAGCAGAAAAATTAAATGTCTCTGTGGATAGAGTCGAGGATGTTCTGCGGGTTATCCATACTTTTTACCCGACGGGTGTTGGCGCAAGGAACCTTCAGGAATGCCTGCTGCTTCAACTTAAAGCCAATGGTAATGACACCCCCCTTGCAGAAAGAATCCTGGAAGAGTATTTTCAAGAATTGGCTGATAGAAAATTCAATAGAATTGCTAATACTCTTACCGTATCGGTAAAAGAAGTTCAGGCAGTATATGACTTAATTCGTACGTTGGATCCCAAACCCGGACTGCAATTCGGTGCAGAACGGAACCCGTTTATATGGCCTGATGTGACGATTATGAAAGACCAGAATAACTATCTGGTGATCGTCAATGACTTAGATTTTAACTACCTTAGGATTAACCAGACTTATGTGGATATTTTTAGGACAAACAACGGATTGCCCGATGATGTGCGGAAGTATCTTGAGGAAAAGTTTGATTCGGCCTTGGGACTTATTCGTGGTATCGAACAAAGACGACTGAACATCTATAAGGTTGTACAGAGTATCGTTGATATTCAACGGGATTTCTTTGATCATGGGATTGAGTACCTTAAGCCGCTGACGATGAGTCAGGTTGCGGATCTGGTCAGTATCCACGAATCGACAGTGAGCCGAGTAGCCTGTAATAAATATGTTCAAACTCCCCGCGGTTTATTTTCTTTGAAGTACTTCTTTAATTCGGGTGTTGGCTCATATGATTGTGATAAAGTAAGCTCGAAGAGCGTAAAACATCTTATTCAGGAGATCATTAACAAAGAAGATCCAAGTGAACCGTTAAGTGACCAAGATATTATGCTGATGCTTGTGAGTAAAGGGGTAAAGATATCCCGACGAACGGTGAATAAATATCGTACAAGCTTAGGAATCCCGACAAATTTGCAGCGGAAAAGGTATTAA
- a CDS encoding (Fe-S)-binding protein, producing MNNKKNNLLNACQNITENCIGCRQCVDACEFLQEIGEDPITIAERGPSVEEAYSCSLCGLCEQVCPVTLSMKNIFYEKRIAAVENREIDLSDYRYLLPDRNTTPQSLYRELNNIHYNDLAAEGEVPVLFFPGCTMLTYADQLVRALYAELQLKYEKVAVSMDCCGLPLYQLGMTERGDTYVSSVKTGFQEHRVKTLIVSCPNCYYQWRPILKDMGITLLTIYEALADTNVFRDQHEGNNSAEWITVHDSCPDRVDGIFARQTREALLTKGYQLSEMAHSREMSPCCGSGGHVSHFSRPHLADNLRKGRMEEACNSKAEKLTAYCLSCVLNFAKESGANGPKVQHVLNLLLGLDQDFSEVKRQAKEIFEGPEGETNWNRVMSDE from the coding sequence ATGAACAATAAAAAAAATAATTTACTAAACGCATGTCAGAATATTACTGAGAACTGCATTGGATGCAGGCAATGCGTTGATGCATGTGAATTCCTTCAGGAGATTGGTGAAGATCCCATTACCATTGCAGAAAGAGGCCCTTCTGTTGAAGAGGCCTATTCCTGTTCTTTATGCGGTTTATGCGAGCAGGTATGCCCCGTCACCTTAAGCATGAAAAACATTTTTTATGAAAAGCGTATAGCGGCTGTAGAGAACAGGGAGATTGACCTGAGTGACTATCGTTATTTGTTACCGGATAGAAACACAACGCCGCAGTCATTATATCGCGAGCTGAATAATATTCACTATAACGACTTAGCAGCGGAAGGTGAAGTGCCTGTTTTGTTTTTCCCGGGCTGCACCATGCTGACCTATGCAGACCAATTGGTCAGAGCATTGTACGCTGAACTGCAATTAAAATACGAAAAGGTAGCTGTATCAATGGATTGCTGTGGGCTGCCCCTTTATCAATTGGGAATGACAGAACGCGGTGATACGTATGTGTCAAGTGTCAAAACAGGATTTCAAGAGCATCGTGTAAAAACGCTGATTGTTTCCTGTCCAAATTGTTATTACCAATGGCGGCCGATTCTAAAGGATATGGGAATCACCTTACTGACGATTTATGAAGCGCTAGCCGATACCAATGTATTTCGTGATCAGCATGAGGGCAACAACTCCGCTGAGTGGATTACAGTACATGATTCCTGCCCTGACCGGGTTGACGGTATATTTGCCAGGCAGACCCGGGAGGCACTTCTAACTAAGGGATATCAACTCAGCGAAATGGCACATAGCCGGGAGATGTCGCCTTGCTGCGGCAGCGGGGGACACGTCAGCCATTTCTCCCGTCCGCATTTAGCCGATAATCTGCGAAAAGGTCGCATGGAGGAAGCCTGTAACAGCAAGGCAGAAAAATTGACCGCATATTGTCTTTCCTGTGTGCTGAATTTTGCCAAGGAATCCGGGGCTAACGGGCCGAAGGTACAACACGTACTCAATTTACTCTTGGGTTTGGACCAGGATTTCTCAGAAGTCAAACGTCAAGCTAAGGAAATATTTGAAGGCCCTGAAGGGGAAACGAATTGGAATAGGGTCATGTCAGATGAGTAA
- a CDS encoding DUF169 domain-containing protein, whose amino-acid sequence MSKTIKEILGLRWDPVAVRMMRRGEERPPETIEPNIPLRHCQSVIVARRGNCLYMPPRSHACPDGSGILGLVEMSEKFKSGELYLLFKKMPNIETAQKMIGSRLEFEPYSYEATLLAPLDQATFEPDVVIFTLYPEQAMWMCCAQTYSNGERQNFRTSGFNSACSDLIIQPMKTGEMNISFGCYGARASSEINDFELYLSVPTAMLEPIVESLQKLGQKSIPEERRKIYIHPVMDKIGSRRGESKKGEEASAIDIFIDGDLCTGCELCVAFCPASVLEIKETDEGKKAQAVKPELCSLCYTCSGQCPQRAIKIAYL is encoded by the coding sequence ATGTCTAAAACGATAAAAGAAATTTTAGGATTGCGTTGGGATCCGGTAGCAGTCCGTATGATGCGGCGGGGCGAAGAACGTCCTCCGGAAACAATTGAGCCGAATATTCCGTTGCGGCACTGCCAATCCGTCATCGTCGCCCGCAGAGGGAATTGTTTGTATATGCCGCCGCGCAGCCATGCCTGTCCGGATGGCTCAGGTATATTGGGGCTTGTAGAAATGTCCGAAAAGTTTAAATCAGGCGAACTGTATTTGCTTTTTAAGAAGATGCCAAACATTGAGACGGCCCAAAAGATGATCGGATCGCGGCTGGAATTTGAGCCTTACAGTTATGAGGCCACACTGCTTGCGCCACTTGATCAGGCTACCTTTGAGCCGGATGTTGTCATATTCACACTCTACCCGGAACAGGCAATGTGGATGTGCTGTGCCCAGACTTATAGTAACGGCGAACGGCAAAACTTCAGGACATCTGGTTTTAATTCAGCTTGTTCGGATTTGATTATTCAGCCCATGAAAACTGGAGAAATGAATATTTCCTTCGGTTGTTACGGTGCGAGGGCATCGAGTGAGATCAATGATTTTGAACTTTATTTATCCGTACCAACAGCGATGTTGGAACCAATCGTTGAGTCCTTGCAAAAGCTGGGGCAAAAGAGTATTCCGGAGGAAAGACGGAAGATCTATATCCATCCGGTTATGGATAAAATCGGGTCCAGGCGGGGTGAGAGCAAAAAAGGGGAAGAAGCTTCCGCGATAGATATCTTTATTGACGGCGACCTATGTACAGGCTGCGAGTTATGTGTGGCGTTCTGCCCAGCCAGCGTCCTGGAAATCAAAGAGACGGACGAGGGCAAAAAGGCCCAGGCGGTAAAACCGGAATTGTGCAGTTTGTGTTATACGTGTTCCGGGCAATGTCCGCAGCGCGCGATAAAAATAGCTTATCTTTAA